In one window of Cololabis saira isolate AMF1-May2022 chromosome 23, fColSai1.1, whole genome shotgun sequence DNA:
- the LOC133423817 gene encoding HMG box-containing protein 1-like isoform X1 — MVWEVVTPAVLSTEPKYPHMQKAQPEAECTGMMMDVEEEESHDPLRCDEHFPASPGFPTSDIYMEYDDLPDLQEVREEPTAPPVYQVEVGVSYRDGHSTPPPETLWLTQLAHIATGPQSPLLQEALHSSSSSVCVPSTSSDLHSYARPPPALSSSTMSPPRGHGRECRRSRTSSECGSAVSTRSSLSDDEDMGWSYSCPPTAWHCFLKGTRLRFHAGPNVEWQDVEDLESGGDDCGDEELCISLKSYGSEGLQLMELAEIVLSGQTVLQLTFDPGTFGHTPITARCQLDHPFYVKHKGWSSFYPSLTVVNYGIPCYEMEVGDACLPPGHRDAKHTDDSLVFDTFRSYDFTPLDSSAVYMLSSMARRRRASQSSGGAVSPDRDSLRDVPSPGRSHSGQRKPTKTQPAKAPAGGAAQPGRCKRPMNAFMLFAKKYRVEYTQMYPGKDNRAISVLLGEQWKKMRSEDRRVFTLQAKVLADEQKRLNPDCWKRKRTNSGSQGN, encoded by the exons ATGGTGTGGGAGGTGGTAACCCCAGCTGTGTTGTCTACCGAGCCCAAATATCCCCACATGCAGAAGGCCCAGCCCGAGGCTGAATGCACAG GAATGATGATGGACGTCGAAGAAGAAGAGTCACATGATCCTCTGCGCTGCGACGAACACTTCCCCGCCTCACCTGGTTTCCCCACCAGCGACATTTACATGGAATACG acGACCTTCCAGATCTCCAGGAGGTGCGAGAGGAGCCAACAGCGCCACCTGTTTACCAGGTGGAGGTCGGTGTTTCCTACCGGGATGGACACAGCACGCCGCCCCCGGAGACGCTGTGGCTCACGCAGCTCGCACACATCGCCACGGGCCCCCAGAGCCCCCTGCTGCAGGAGGCCCTTCACAGCAG CTCCTCCTCAGTCTGCGTCCCCAGCACCAGCAGCGATCTGCACTCCTACGCTCGGCCTCCCCCGGCTCTCTCCAGCAGCACCATGTCGCCCCCCAGAGGCCATGGCAGGGAGTGCAGGCGCAGCAGG ACGAGTAGTGAATGTGGCTCTGCGGTCTCAACCCGATCTTCTCTGTCTGATGACGAAGACATGGGGTGGAGTTACTCCTGCCCTCCCACGGCCTGGCACTGTTTTCTCAAAG GAACTCGTCTCCGGTTCCACGCCGGCCCTAACGTGGAGTGGCAGGATGTGGAGGACCTGGAGTCTGGGGGGGACGACTGTGGTGATGAGGAGCTGTGCATATCTCTGAAG AGTTACGGCTCAGAAGGTCTGCAGCTGATGGAGCTCGCAGAGATCGTGTTGTCCGGTCAGACTGTCCTGCAGTTGACCTTTGATCCTGGTACATTTGGACACACCCCCATCACAGCGCGGTGCCAGCTGGACCACCCCTTCTACGTCAAACACAAAG GGTGGTCGTCCTTCTACCCGAGCCTCACTGTGGTGAATTATGGGATACCGTGCTATGAAATGGAGGTGGGAGACGCGTGCTTGCCTCCGGGACACAGAGATGCCAAACACACGGATGATTCTCTGGTCTTCGACACATTCAGGAG CTATGACTTCACTCCCCTGGACTCGTCTGCGGTGTACATGCTGAGCAGCATGGCCAGGCGGCGCCGCGCCTCCCAGTCCAGCGGGGGGGCCGTGTCTCCAGACAGAGACTCATTACGAG ATGTTCCCAGTCCAGGCCGCTCCCACTCCGGCCAGCGGAAGCCGACCAAGACCCAACCCGCCAAGGCGCCGGCCGGCGGCGCCGCACAGCCCGGCAGGTGCAAGCGGCCCATGAACGCCTTCATGCTGTTTGCCAAGAAGTACAGAGTGGAGTACACGCAGATGTACCCGGGCAAGGACAACAG agCCATCAGCGTCCTCCTCGGCGAGCAGTGGAAGAAGATGCGAAGCGAGGATCGCCGGGTGTTCACCCTGCAGGCCAAAGTGCTGGCCGACGAGCAGAAGAGGCTCAACCCCGACTGCTGGAAACGCAAGCGGACCAATTCT GGCTCGCAAGGAAACTAG
- the LOC133423817 gene encoding HMG box-containing protein 1-like isoform X2, translated as MMMDVEEEESHDPLRCDEHFPASPGFPTSDIYMEYDDLPDLQEVREEPTAPPVYQVEVGVSYRDGHSTPPPETLWLTQLAHIATGPQSPLLQEALHSSSSSVCVPSTSSDLHSYARPPPALSSSTMSPPRGHGRECRRSRTSSECGSAVSTRSSLSDDEDMGWSYSCPPTAWHCFLKGTRLRFHAGPNVEWQDVEDLESGGDDCGDEELCISLKSYGSEGLQLMELAEIVLSGQTVLQLTFDPGTFGHTPITARCQLDHPFYVKHKGWSSFYPSLTVVNYGIPCYEMEVGDACLPPGHRDAKHTDDSLVFDTFRSYDFTPLDSSAVYMLSSMARRRRASQSSGGAVSPDRDSLRDVPSPGRSHSGQRKPTKTQPAKAPAGGAAQPGRCKRPMNAFMLFAKKYRVEYTQMYPGKDNRAISVLLGEQWKKMRSEDRRVFTLQAKVLADEQKRLNPDCWKRKRTNSGSQGN; from the exons ATGATGATGGACGTCGAAGAAGAAGAGTCACATGATCCTCTGCGCTGCGACGAACACTTCCCCGCCTCACCTGGTTTCCCCACCAGCGACATTTACATGGAATACG acGACCTTCCAGATCTCCAGGAGGTGCGAGAGGAGCCAACAGCGCCACCTGTTTACCAGGTGGAGGTCGGTGTTTCCTACCGGGATGGACACAGCACGCCGCCCCCGGAGACGCTGTGGCTCACGCAGCTCGCACACATCGCCACGGGCCCCCAGAGCCCCCTGCTGCAGGAGGCCCTTCACAGCAG CTCCTCCTCAGTCTGCGTCCCCAGCACCAGCAGCGATCTGCACTCCTACGCTCGGCCTCCCCCGGCTCTCTCCAGCAGCACCATGTCGCCCCCCAGAGGCCATGGCAGGGAGTGCAGGCGCAGCAGG ACGAGTAGTGAATGTGGCTCTGCGGTCTCAACCCGATCTTCTCTGTCTGATGACGAAGACATGGGGTGGAGTTACTCCTGCCCTCCCACGGCCTGGCACTGTTTTCTCAAAG GAACTCGTCTCCGGTTCCACGCCGGCCCTAACGTGGAGTGGCAGGATGTGGAGGACCTGGAGTCTGGGGGGGACGACTGTGGTGATGAGGAGCTGTGCATATCTCTGAAG AGTTACGGCTCAGAAGGTCTGCAGCTGATGGAGCTCGCAGAGATCGTGTTGTCCGGTCAGACTGTCCTGCAGTTGACCTTTGATCCTGGTACATTTGGACACACCCCCATCACAGCGCGGTGCCAGCTGGACCACCCCTTCTACGTCAAACACAAAG GGTGGTCGTCCTTCTACCCGAGCCTCACTGTGGTGAATTATGGGATACCGTGCTATGAAATGGAGGTGGGAGACGCGTGCTTGCCTCCGGGACACAGAGATGCCAAACACACGGATGATTCTCTGGTCTTCGACACATTCAGGAG CTATGACTTCACTCCCCTGGACTCGTCTGCGGTGTACATGCTGAGCAGCATGGCCAGGCGGCGCCGCGCCTCCCAGTCCAGCGGGGGGGCCGTGTCTCCAGACAGAGACTCATTACGAG ATGTTCCCAGTCCAGGCCGCTCCCACTCCGGCCAGCGGAAGCCGACCAAGACCCAACCCGCCAAGGCGCCGGCCGGCGGCGCCGCACAGCCCGGCAGGTGCAAGCGGCCCATGAACGCCTTCATGCTGTTTGCCAAGAAGTACAGAGTGGAGTACACGCAGATGTACCCGGGCAAGGACAACAG agCCATCAGCGTCCTCCTCGGCGAGCAGTGGAAGAAGATGCGAAGCGAGGATCGCCGGGTGTTCACCCTGCAGGCCAAAGTGCTGGCCGACGAGCAGAAGAGGCTCAACCCCGACTGCTGGAAACGCAAGCGGACCAATTCT GGCTCGCAAGGAAACTAG